CGTTCACCATCTTGATTTACACACAATCTTAATCCACGACCAATTTCCTGGCGTTTTTTCATTGTAGAAGTTGTTTCGTTTAAAGTGCAAATCTGAAATACATTTGGATTATCCCAACCTTCTCTTAAAGCTGAGTGGGAAAATATGAATTTTAGTTTTGAATCAAAACTTAAAAGTTTTTCTTTATCCCTCATAATTAAATTAAATGTTGATTCATCATCTTTATTTGACCTAAGTTTACCTGCTTTAGTTTCTTTTGTATCTTTAACTTTTCCTTTTTTGTCTACTGAAAAGTACCCATTATGAACGTCTTCTGCTTCTAAATCTAAATCAATATAATCATATAATGTAGAATATTTTGGTTTTTTAATGATTTTTTTGTATTCCTCTTCAAATATTTTCGCATATTTGCCTTTAGTTGGATTTCCCTCTGAATCATATTGACGATAATTTGCAACTTTATCTATGAAAAACAAACTTAAAACTTTAATAGGATTTTTAGTTTTAGCAAAGGATAATTCTTTATCTAAATGTTCTTCTATAGTTTTTCTAATTTGAGCTCGTTTGAGAGTTAAATCATCCACATCCCCAAATACCTTGCCAATTCGTAAAATTTCATCTTTTTGAGTAAAAGTTACATACTCATTTCCTTTCTCACAGTAAATTTCATCAACAATATATCCATTATAAATGTCTCGGTTTCCTAATCTAACTTCAGATAAATCAGAACCTTGTTTTACAGTTACAGTTTTTCTTTTAACCGAACCTTTAACATTAGCATCAATTTCAATTTTAGCAGTTATGGGAGATTTCAGATTATTTACAGAAATCAATTTTAAATAAGCCTCATTATGATATCCACTTGAAACAAAACCAGCTACTTCTATTTGTTTAACAAGCTCTTTTTCAGAAGCATCAATAGCATCAAGTTTATAAATCAAGTTTTGAATTTCTTTATGAGTAGCAGAATATCTTAAAGTGCATAATGGGTTTAAAGAAGCAATAGCTGCATCAGACTTTTTAGTTCCAACAACAGATTGAGGTTCATCAATTATTACAATAGGATTTGTTTCAGCAATTAAATCAATTGGTTTATAACCACTTAATTTATCTTGCTCTCTGTGAATAATATTAGCTTTAGTTTCTTTTGAAGGATTCGAAAAACTTTTATTAAAAGCATCAATGTTAATAATCATTATTTGAATAGTGGAATTAACAGCAAAATTACGTACTTGTTCTAACTTTGATGAATCATAAACAAAATAATCATATGGAACATTATCATAAATTGATTTAAAGTGTTCTTTTGTAATTTCAATAGTCTTATTAACACCTTCCTTAATAGCAACACTAGGAACTACAATTATGAATTTAGTAAATCCATATTCCTTGTTTAACTCAAAAATCGTTTTTAAATAAACATATGTTTTACCAGTTCCAGTTTCCATCTCAATATTGAAATCTAAGCCATTTAATGATTCACTTGGAGCAAGTTTATAATAACTTTGAATTTTTCTTAGATTTTCCAAAATATCCTCTTTAGATATGTCAATTTTATTTCCAACACCTTGACCCGAATCTGTAAGTCCAGATTGCCCAACGACTGTAAAATACTGAAACATTGAATTTTGACCTTTAAATAGATCAATGACAGAATTAACAGCTTCATTTTGATAATCAAGATTGGAATCAAATTTAAGTTTCATATTATCTCCTATATTGTTATAAATTCCTCTATATTATTTGTTCTTAAAATTTCTTTAATGTTAGTTTTATCAGCATCAGATTTAAATCCAGAATCTTTAAATACTACTCTTGAAGTAGATGCGTTTTTAGTTAGCTTTATTATTTCACCAGTTATTTCCTTTGTTATATTATTATCTAAACATATTACTAAAGCACCAAAACCTACTGAATAAATGTTGTTAATCTCTTCAATTGGTAGTGTTAAATCTATTCCATATTTTAGCATTATTTCATAAACTAAATCCTCATTAGTTCTATCACTTTTTATATTATCTATTGTTAATGATTGTTGTACATTATTATAATCTGGATCCCATTTTTCTAAGTTTGAAGAATCTAACTTAAACACTTTAAATCCAATATCTAAATCATTATTTCCAGATTCCTCAACAATTTTATCACCTGCTCTTCTTATCCTTTCTTTACCAATTTCGCAAATATTTTTGTATCCTACTTTATAAACTTCAGATTTTTCATCAACCAATTCTGGAATTTGAATTAAAATAAATTTACGGCACCCTTCATCTTTAGAATTTAATTTAATAATAGCTTCTGCAGTTGTTGAAGATCCTGAAAAAAAATCAATGAAATATCCATCTTTAATAAAATCTTTTTTTTCAGGGTTTGAAACCAAACTTAATAAATATTCTATTAATGAACTTGGTTTTGGATAATTAAAAAACTTATTTTCTAATAATTGTTCTAAATTACTACTACCTTCCTCACTAGTTCCTACTTTATCATCAAATCGATTTTTAGTATTTAGAGGATTATTATAATTAGTAAATAATATTTGTCTTGGTGATTCAATGGATATTCTCTCTTCACTATATATTGCTCTAATAGAAAAATTTTCACTCTTAACCCAATACGAAGTACCTACATCTAATTCAGAAATAACTTTTTCTTTTGACCATCTACTCCTAAATTTTAAAATGAAATCATTAATATTTCTACCATTTTTAACGATTACCGGTGTTTCAAGTTTATATTTATTATCAGTAGTTTTTTCATATTGACCATCTGAAATATTAAATTTAACAGTGTTTTTAGGAAATAAAATAGATTTTTCTGGATTTGATGCATTATATAAAGGAGCATCTGTTAATTCTGTTTTAAATCTCTCAATTAAAACTTCCTTAAGATTCTTTTTTATTGCCTGTTTACAATAACATAAAATATATTCTGCATTTGAATAAAAATTTAATTTTTGTCTACCAAAATGTTGTGTCTTTTCCCAAATAAAAGAAGTTATAAAATTTTCTTCACTAAAAATTTCATCACAAACTTTTTTAATATTATTAATTTCATTATCATCAATTGAAATAAAAACTAATC
This DNA window, taken from Methanobrevibacter oralis, encodes the following:
- a CDS encoding type III restriction-modification system endonuclease, whose protein sequence is MKLKFDSNLDYQNEAVNSVIDLFKGQNSMFQYFTVVGQSGLTDSGQGVGNKIDISKEDILENLRKIQSYYKLAPSESLNGLDFNIEMETGTGKTYVYLKTIFELNKEYGFTKFIIVVPSVAIKEGVNKTIEITKEHFKSIYDNVPYDYFVYDSSKLEQVRNFAVNSTIQIMIINIDAFNKSFSNPSKETKANIIHREQDKLSGYKPIDLIAETNPIVIIDEPQSVVGTKKSDAAIASLNPLCTLRYSATHKEIQNLIYKLDAIDASEKELVKQIEVAGFVSSGYHNEAYLKLISVNNLKSPITAKIEIDANVKGSVKRKTVTVKQGSDLSEVRLGNRDIYNGYIVDEIYCEKGNEYVTFTQKDEILRIGKVFGDVDDLTLKRAQIRKTIEEHLDKELSFAKTKNPIKVLSLFFIDKVANYRQYDSEGNPTKGKYAKIFEEEYKKIIKKPKYSTLYDYIDLDLEAEDVHNGYFSVDKKGKVKDTKETKAGKLRSNKDDESTFNLIMRDKEKLLSFDSKLKFIFSHSALREGWDNPNVFQICTLNETTSTMKKRQEIGRGLRLCVNQDGERIHDKNINVLTVMANESYEDFARNLQKEIEDETGIKFGTIQKTDFAHIEWTNKKGKREPLGKQHSLALFNHFKLKKYINASGKIQDALKVAVMDGTVDVPQDYIEIKNEIVEVIEKPTKKLPIKNANNRRKVKVNKHIYLSEDFKEFWDSIKHKTTYAVEFDTDELVSKCIQAMQENLNVKAPKLIYTKSGLTIEASGVNPNDDGTVSTVYSNEDEIALPDIVTYLQNETDLTRRTIVRILIESETIDQFKKNPQEYMQETSKLINKVMAHLIIDGIKYTKIDDYYSQELFKNEELFGYLERNMVESENSVYDHIIYDSEVEKNFALRLDKDPEVKLYTKLPTWFKIKTPLGNYNPDWAVMIDKDGENKLYFVVETKGTTEYLGIKASEQAKIDCGRKHFKALGDDIHFDVADNYENFKTKIVN
- a CDS encoding site-specific DNA-methyltransferase, with translation MSNNSETNGRFHSDWLNMMYPRLKLARNLLTDDGLVFISIDDNEINNIKKVCDEIFSEENFITSFIWEKTQHFGRQKLNFYSNAEYILCYCKQAIKKNLKEVLIERFKTELTDAPLYNASNPEKSILFPKNTVKFNISDGQYEKTTDNKYKLETPVIVKNGRNINDFILKFRSRWSKEKVISELDVGTSYWVKSENFSIRAIYSEERISIESPRQILFTNYNNPLNTKNRFDDKVGTSEEGSSNLEQLLENKFFNYPKPSSLIEYLLSLVSNPEKKDFIKDGYFIDFFSGSSTTAEAIIKLNSKDEGCRKFILIQIPELVDEKSEVYKVGYKNICEIGKERIRRAGDKIVEESGNNDLDIGFKVFKLDSSNLEKWDPDYNNVQQSLTIDNIKSDRTNEDLVYEIMLKYGIDLTLPIEEINNIYSVGFGALVICLDNNITKEITGEIIKLTKNASTSRVVFKDSGFKSDADKTNIKEILRTNNIEEFITI